A window of Aurantibacillus circumpalustris genomic DNA:
GCATCTGAACCAAAAATCATGGTTTACCCTGATTGATTAAAAAAGAGTAAAATGATACGTTTGTATTAACCCTGTTATTTTTTTTGTTCCGGAAATTAAATCAAAGGATAAATAACACACCTACAAACCCTAGTACTACAAATTATGAATGAGTTAAAAACAACAGAACGCACAATAACCAGACCTGCACCTAACCTAACGGAGTTAAATGAACTAATTGCGAGATATGCACCAATCCTATATTTTGATCTTGAGGAAAAACACAAACCACTATCAGTTGAAAGTTATTTAAATAAAGTCTCTTTGGTTAACGATTCTGAAAAAATTAAAATTCAAGCCAACCAAAAAAACTTACCAGTTGGACAAAAACATAGAGGCAGATATTATTTAGAGTTTAACGGAACGTCACCAAGCTCCGAAACTACTTTACAAACAACTAAGGTTTATGTTCATGCTAAATTACATTCATCTCTTTACACTGACTTACAATTCTGGTTTTTGTTTGAAGAAGACGGCACAGTTGAAACCTCTATTAAATGGATTATAGATACAATAACAGGTCACAGCGCCGATCCTGATTTGGGTCCATTGGGTCGTCAAATGGGTTGCTGGAAAAGAATTACTATAAGAATTGATAATGAGAAACGCGAAATAAAGAAATTATTTTTCTCGCAACCAGGAAATGGTATTTGGAT
This region includes:
- a CDS encoding Vps62-related protein, producing the protein MNELKTTERTITRPAPNLTELNELIARYAPILYFDLEEKHKPLSVESYLNKVSLVNDSEKIKIQANQKNLPVGQKHRGRYYLEFNGTSPSSETTLQTTKVYVHAKLHSSLYTDLQFWFLFEEDGTVETSIKWIIDTITGHSADPDLGPLGRQMGCWKRITIRIDNEKREIKKLFFSQPGNGIWIDSENIEKFNNRINVYLSKNSHFFYPNEGTHYSEKLSLPVYSSVLEFSFKNTITKGDSFDCSSCYELISADYLGENKPSEPYWLNFCYPWGKEDTSYFNHKSLKEIIANAFGSKLEFLLSNSVTNELLGYLQTFFTKQLQNGSNGPKNHDCWGGDELD